The Streptomyces sp. WZ-12 genome segment CCGGATCACCGGGCATGCGCAGGGGCGTGGTCATGGCGGCCTCCCGAGAGGGTGGGACGTGCGCTGCGGACCGTACGAGGGCCCGGGTCCCGCCCGGCGGGAGCCCGGCTGTGCGAGGGAGCGGTGAGAAGGTTTCACAAGGCTGGTGAGACAGCAATACTGTTGAACATGATGGAGTCCGCGCCCGACCTGACCGTCGACGAACTCGCCGCCCGCGCCGGCGTCACGGTCCGCACCATCCGCTTCTACAGCACCCGCGGACTGCTGCCGCCCCCCGAGATCGGCCCGCGCCGGGTCGGCCGCTACGGACCGGACCACCTCTCGCGGCTCGCACTGATCGAGGAGCTCCAGCACCAGGGCCTGACGCTGTCCGCCATCGAACGCTACCTGGCGCAGTTGCCGCCCGATCTGAGCGCCCAGGACCTGGCCATCCACCGGGCCCTGGTGGCCAGTTGGCTACCGGACCAGGCGGAGGACGCGACCCGGGACCAATTGGAGCGGCGGGTCGGCCGGGAGCTGACCGAGGAGGACCTCGACCGGCTGGCGGCGATGAACGTCCTGGTGCGGACCGAGGACCCCCGGGTCTTCCGGGTCGATCCGGGGCTGCTGCACCTGGGGGCGCGGCTGCTCGACGTGCCGATCGCGCTGGAGACGATCCTGGCGGCGCGCACCGTCGTCATCGAGCACACCCGCTCGGCGGCCCGCGAGCTCAGCCGGCTCTTCAAGGACGAGGTATGGGAGCCGTACCGGGACGGCGGGGCGGACGCGGCGGAGGTGGCGCGGGTGAAGTCGCTCTCGGCGCACATGCAGCCGATGGTGGTGCAGGCACTGGTCACCGCCTTCCAACGGTCGATGAAGGAAGAGCTGCGGGAGTGGCTCGGCGCCGGCGAGCGCGACGGCCGGGAGGGCCGGGACGCGGACGACGGCCGGCGCGGAGGCTGAGGGGGCGGGCCACCGGGCCCGCCCCCCACACCCACTCAGTCGGTGAACTTCTCGCCCCGCTCGGCCTTTTCGACCAGCGACGCGGGCGGCGCGAACCGGTCACCGTAGGCGGCCTGGAGCTCGCGGGCGCGGGCCACGAACCCGCGCAGACCAACGAGCTCCTCCCGCCCTGACCCGGCGAACTCCTCCCGCCCTGACCCGGCGAACTCCTCCCGCCCTGACCCGCCCTGGTAGCCGTTGATGTACTGGAGCACGCCGCCGGTCCAGCCCGGGAAGCCGATGCCCAGGATGGAGCCGATGTTGGCGTCGGCGACGGAGGTCAGCACGCCCTCCTCCAGGCAGCGGACGGTGTCCAGCGCCTCGGAGAACAGCATCCGCTCCTGCATGTCCACGAACGGGACGGCGGTGCCCGCCCGTTGGAAGTGCTCCCGCAGCCCCGGCCACAGGCCGGTCCGCTTGCCGTCCTCGCCGTACTCGTAGAAGCCCCCGCCGCCGCTGCGCCCGGGGCGGCCGAACTCGTCGACCATGCGGTCGATGACGGCGTCGGCCGGGTGCGGCTCCCAGGTGCCGCCGGCCTCCTCGACGGCGCGCCGGGTCTCGTTGCGGATCTTCCGCGGGAGAGTGAGGGTCAACTCGTCCATCAGGGACAGCACCTTGGCCGGGTAGCCGGCCTGGGCCGCGGCCTGCTCGACGGAGGCCGGGTCGAGGCCCTCGCCGATCATCGCCACGCCCTCGTTGATGAACTGGCCGATGACGCGGGAGGTG includes the following:
- a CDS encoding MerR family transcriptional regulator; its protein translation is MMESAPDLTVDELAARAGVTVRTIRFYSTRGLLPPPEIGPRRVGRYGPDHLSRLALIEELQHQGLTLSAIERYLAQLPPDLSAQDLAIHRALVASWLPDQAEDATRDQLERRVGRELTEEDLDRLAAMNVLVRTEDPRVFRVDPGLLHLGARLLDVPIALETILAARTVVIEHTRSAARELSRLFKDEVWEPYRDGGADAAEVARVKSLSAHMQPMVVQALVTAFQRSMKEELREWLGAGERDGREGRDADDGRRGG